The Malus sylvestris chromosome 3, drMalSylv7.2, whole genome shotgun sequence genomic sequence aagttcctaccttattgagaataagcgttgttccttggaatcaatgccaacgagtcgacttcctcaacttctgcatgatgctgaatctaccttgagtatttacccactcaagggggagtgttgtaaacattcctagtttaagtatgattgtgtaaatcctagataagatttgattctagttatcctttcctattacaacttgtattacttggaggagaagaaatatcttctctccctttactactataaataaaggcacaatgtaggagggataacaacacacacattcccctacaattctacaaacacacatctctctcatctctctctctgccgccggccctagtccctctgtcagataaaatagaccgcaacaaaaaaagtaaaaacaccTAATTAATAGGTAACTAACCACTAGATCCAACCCATTAACCCATTTCTTAACAGCAAGACTTCAATAACCTGAAATAAACCCTAGCCACTGAACCCGTAAAGGGTCCTGCCCTACCTCTTGAGTGCTTAGACCACATCCATGGAGGTCACGGTCTTGCGGCTAGCATGCTCGGTGTATGTCACAACGCCTATGATCACGTTCTCCAAGAAGATCTTGAGCACGCCACGTGTCTCCTCGTAGATCAAGCCGCTGATACGCTTTACACCGCCTCTGCGAGCCAAACGGCGGATGGTCGACTTGGTGATGCCCTGGATGTTGTCGCAGAGAACCTTACAGTGACGTTTTGCTCTTCCCTTTCCTAGACCTTTGCCTCCTTTGCCAGGCCCAGACATTTTGTTTCAAGCTTGGATTTCTACGAAAACAGAGAAAATTAAGCTCGATAGGGATAAACGAAATActaatttcccaatttccattAGAAATACACTTCAGAATcgagaaataa encodes the following:
- the LOC126617353 gene encoding uncharacterized protein LOC126617353 codes for the protein MSGPGKGGKGLGKGRAKRHCKVLCDNIQGITKSTIRRLARRGGVKRISGLIYEETRGVLKIFLENVIIGVVTYTEHASRKTVTSMDVV